A genomic window from Luteolibacter sp. LG18 includes:
- a CDS encoding DUF1573 domain-containing protein gives MRRFLLLWLGGMPLAFAGGLSFNETSKVLQAEADAKTVNASFAFTNKGDKEVTIKRIESSCSCLASGPEGKKLSYAPGESGTIQAAFDVAAATGSVEKQIGIWLDGDPEDKPSVQLDLKVTIPEVITIEPKTLKWETGSEVKAQSIVFTVNWREPVRFTGVTTGSTAFTHELKTLVEGKKYELVIKPQATKEPALGVFHLATDCKLEKYQDVMAYAVVRRPLPGEAKAASKP, from the coding sequence ATGCGCAGGTTCCTTTTACTTTGGCTCGGCGGGATGCCGCTGGCATTCGCGGGCGGGCTTTCGTTCAACGAAACCTCGAAAGTGCTCCAGGCGGAGGCCGATGCGAAAACCGTGAACGCTTCGTTCGCCTTCACGAACAAGGGCGACAAGGAAGTCACGATCAAGCGCATCGAATCGTCCTGTTCCTGCCTCGCTTCCGGACCGGAGGGCAAGAAGCTCAGCTATGCCCCGGGGGAATCCGGCACCATCCAGGCGGCTTTCGATGTCGCGGCTGCCACCGGATCGGTGGAGAAGCAGATCGGCATCTGGCTGGACGGGGATCCCGAGGACAAGCCGTCCGTGCAGCTCGACCTCAAGGTGACCATTCCCGAGGTGATCACGATCGAGCCGAAGACCCTGAAGTGGGAGACCGGTTCGGAGGTGAAGGCCCAGTCGATCGTCTTCACCGTGAACTGGCGGGAGCCTGTTCGTTTCACCGGTGTCACCACGGGCAGCACGGCCTTCACCCACGAGCTGAAGACGCTCGTGGAAGGGAAGAAATACGAGCTGGTGATCAAGCCCCAGGCCACGAAGGAGCCGGCGCTCGGCGTCTTCCACCTCGCCACCGATTGCAAGCTGGAGAAATACCAGGACGTGATGGCGTACGCGGTGGTGAGGCGTCCGCTTCCGGGCGAAGCGAAAGCCGCCTCCAAGCCGTGA